The Arachis ipaensis cultivar K30076 chromosome B03, Araip1.1, whole genome shotgun sequence region GAGTAATAATAGGAGCAGGATATATTGTAAGTCATATAATTTTAAaagtaaagtattaaatttgtctctattattttcgaaaagttttaaaaatatttttaataagttTAATTTTNNNNNNNNNNNNNNNNNNNNNNNNNNNNNNNNNNNNNNNNNNNNNNNNNNNNNNNNNNNNNNNNNNNNNNNNNNNNNNNNNNNNNNNNNNNNNNNNNNNNNNNNNNNNNNNNNNNNNNNNNNNNNNNNTATATTGGCAGTGCAGTTACATCTGTTATTTTAGATGACCATTCACACGgtcaatataaaatatagttaTTTTACTGATATGACATTACATAATTGGATGCACATCTAAAACTACTTTACTTTATACTGACAGTGtatgaaaattaaattctatctttaatattttatttgttttaattttgtccctaacgttttcgataaatttcaatttttttgctAACATTTTCAAtaagttttaattttatccttctaACTTATCTAATATATTAGAGACGAAATTAAAGcaaattaaacattaaaaatatttttgaacaaAAAGTATCCTTTATTCTAATTTTTACCATTTGaacataattattattaattacttGTTGTAACATGGGTGCAGGGTGTAATGATGATGACTGCTGGCTACTTCCGTCAGATCCCTGATCTTCCCAAATTCTTCTGGCGTTACCCAATTTCATACATTAATTATGGGGCATGGGGATTACAGGTAATAATAATAACTTCATCAGCATCATTACCATTATAAAAACTCTTAAAAGTATGTTATGATCAaatgaacataaaaaaaaaacaaattaaatgtatccatataaaaataaaacgacaattatatCCACGGAAGATAGTTTCTGTGTGCCGAAAATACCCTAACGGACCAATTGTGTAATCAACGTCCGGGTACTCTAAGCACACGGAAGCCATCTTCTCTAGTTATAAttatcgttttattcttatatggatacatttgtcagcatctgtatcttttataggtacaaatggtaatttattctaaaaaaaaaaaataacttcatCAAATGGAGGCTTGTACTAATGGCATATCTCGTGCCTCCGGAAAGATCCCACTCGGGTTCGAGCTGTCTGAGCTAGATGTGGGTGTAATTGTGTGAACCCTTAGTATTGTGTGTGTGAGTGCGTAAGTAGTGTAGGTGAGTATTGTAATATGAAAATTATAAAATGACAAATTATAAGTAGTTTACATCTCGAGATTCTAATGATAAACTGTAGTAATCTGTTATTCAACTCCAAAAGTGTTTAGTTCATTTCGTATTGAATAACCAGTTGACTCACATGATCATTACTATTTGTGGGAATTACACTTCATCTTGATAGTAATGAGAATTTATGTACAATGCAAAGTGAGCACATGTATCATTATTCATTCGACTTACCAAATAATGATTCTTGGGGATGCAGGGAGCATTCAAGAATGATTTGCTTGGGCTGGAGTTTGATCCTCTAGTACCAGGTGGTCCAAAGCTGAAAGGAGAAACCATACTCACAACCATGCTTGGCATGAGAATTGAATATTCAAAATGGTGGGACTTAGCTGCTGTCGTGTTCATCCTCATACTGCATAGAGTTCTCTTTTTTATCATTCTCAGATTCAAAGACCCCGCTTCACATTTCCTTTATAGTATCTATGCAAAGCAAGCAATGCAACGCATCAAGAAGAGGCCATCTTTCAGGAAAACACCATCTTTCTCTTCAAAGAGGCACCAAACACTGCATCCCTTGTCTTCTCAAGAGGGTCTCAACTCACCAATTCATTAAAGATACAACAATCACACAACAACATACTACTGATATTGTATCAGAACCCTTGCAAAGCAAAGAACTTATACAATTTACAATTTACTTATTTAGAAACCAAAAAAGACCAAAACAAAACGTTGAAATATGTCTCTTATTTCATTATCTACAATGAAACAGATATATAAGGAAAATAAGTTCACTGAAGTTATATATTATGTACTATATATCATTGGTGGTACTGCATTATACCTGAGTATCATTACGCTTTGAAAAACCCATCTGCGACATATAGGCCATTTTCTATGAGGGGATTCATATTCACTTGGTATCTGTTTCTTATATTCTTCTAAGTTTGCCTGTACTGAGAACAAAGGCCATTTACTTGATTGTAACGAATTATGTGAAAGAATCATGCATAACTGCATAGTAAACAATGGATATAACAGatgtaaaagaaaaagaatattgGAAAGATACAAGGCCAGAGAAACTGCATAATATCTTATCGAAGCCATGAAATTCTTATATATTCGACTTGAACAATTTCTCTGTTTCATAAGTTTACACAGCTAAGCTAGTCATTTGAGTCAATTCAGGAACCATCTAGAGTTACAGAAGAATAAGACCATGTGTGCAGCACATACACTTTTCAAAGGTGGTGCAATCATAGGTCACCTTCAGCTGGTACGGTGTACAGTGGATCAAGCTTGAAACAGAAAAGAAtgtaagtttcttttaaaattgaaaaaaaaaaaaagaaatatatcaAATGCAGCAGAGGCAGAGTGCGTGTGCACCGCTAGGGTTTTGCAGGCAGAGTCGTAGTTAATAATATATGCAAACTGCATCAACCTTTTCACGGTTTCTTCTCAGTGGCCTCTCCATTTTCAACTCGATTATCAAAACCATGGTAGGGAACTTCGATCATTGGCTTGGGAATCGGCCGATCTTGGAAATCCTCAGGAAAGAATTCAAAGTCGGGGCCAAAGTTGAACTTGACCATGCAGTTTGGTTCATTGGGGAGAGTATACATTGAAGCAGCAGGGTAGTATCGACCACCAAAAAGATCCTTGAAAGCTACACCTTGGCACACGCCATTTTTGAAGAAAGATATCTCACTTCCTGCATACAACATGATATTTGGAATCAGGTGATTTTTATAAACATCGAACACTTAGAATACAACTTACAGCAaaggaaattcaaaatttatattaTAGGCAAGGGAATTTAATTTATAACAGCACAAGCAATGACACTTACAAAATCTGATTTGCTACTACAGTAACCAACAAGACAGAGCAAGCACACCTAGTTTCCAATAAGCAGATATTCAGTCTGCGGAATTCAAAAAGGAATGTGATTATATCTATAGTGTATAATGAACCAAAGATGCAGCATACAATCAAATCCCAGATCCAAAAACAATTATCATTTGCCTAGATTGTATCTAATTGCGTTTTGTCTAACAACTCCATTAACAGCCATAAAGAAACCAATAAATTTACTGTTCTGCATTATTAACCACTTCCAACCAATTTTATATTGAGGGTCAATCAATTAATGTATCCACAAAAATTATGTGCCAATTTTTACATACATCCTGGTTCTTGGACAAATCTAGCTAAGCAATACCATCAATGACCTTATTCCAACATTGCAGTCTCATATCTCCTATATTTCCCAAGCGGAAAAAGATTCTCTAAAATGAGGAGATTAGTAAAATGATAAAGTGAGATATTGATTACCATTGAACTTATAATAATCATAACGTATGCATCCCACTATCTTGAATCAAGGGTGATTAGACTCTCACTTTTTCACTTTACCAACCTCACTTTAGAGGAGCTTGATCCTTTGCAAAATTCTTCCCTTTTTTACCTTCTATTGTCTATTCCCAACCATAAGGAATTAAATGTAGAAAGGAGGGCCCAATGTAGTCTTAGATCCATAACTTACTATTCAAACTTTTTGTCAAATGGGAAGAATGACAATGTCTACCAATCCAATAGAGGAACAAGCCTAGCATTActtctaacacacacacacattatCTTCCAAAGAACCACACTAGGCATTTTATGAGAAGGATTCGAATTTTTGACACAGAGGATATACCAATTTGAGCAAAGAATAGCAAGAATGAGAGAATTAAAAATGAAGCCATAGCAATATGCTTTTATGGCCACTGATATCAATGATGAAGGACGATATAACACATGGCATTCAGGAAGTTTATAGGTAAATTGCTTCTAAAGGTATTAAAAACAAAGTTCTTGCATCCACCTAAGGGAAAATAGTGGAGCCATATGAAAATTTCGTTGCCCTCACCTCTATAACTTATGGAGCACGGTCTAACGGACACGAGGTATGACACAACACAAGAATGTCGACACGCTAATTTCAAATTTGTTAGGTATAAGGACagaacatatatataaaatatatagaattttgtaaataaattataataatagcttgaaattttattgatattaaagtACAAACNNNNNNNNNNNNNNNNNNNNNNNNNNNNNNNNNNNNNNNNNNNNNNNNNNNNNNNNNNNNNNNNTTTGTTTTTgatgttttttttaattatacaaaatattttagataactttttgtattaataattaataatatacattatttctaaactcatttcaagAATATAAACCAAGAATGAGATTAGATATGCCAATACGCAATCATATTTGGGTGTGTCAAAGCATGTCTAGagaaatactttttattttttatgaagaCAGTTTGACACAGAACACCAGCAAGTCGGACAAGTGTTTATCTGGAATATGTCCAACATGTGGACACAACAACCTAAAACAAGTGTCCATGCTTCATATCCTCTAACCTAtagtttataaaattttagaGGATATTTTTCTGACTCTTCCCACTCTTGTGAAAAACAAGGGAAACCTCATTCAACAGTCAAATTTCACTCTCTTCCCTCTCATCTTTTCTTGGCTGTGAGGGGCACGCTTGGACAAAGTATCTCATCTCAGGTAGCTACTCTCAAAGTGTCATCACTGCCATCTATCTCTCATGTCTGCTTTCTTAATCTTAAGTGCCTAGTCTCTGTTCTGAGCAAAATCTCAGACTATTTCTGGCCACCTTCACACAAATAACAGACACATGCATTTCTGACTATTTCTTTGCTTGTTCGTGAGGTATTAATCGTTCACAGCCGTTAACTATGCAATGGCTGGTTGAAGGACTTCACTTTTTATTCAGTATGTTCTGCAGATCTGCTTTGTATATCTTACATATTTTTAAAATGCTTTCCCTTCTTCCATACCTGCTACCAATTTCCATTAAAtggctttgattgaaaacatggcAAGCTGTATTCTCCACATGCTTCCGAGTCTAGATAAAATAATGGATTCCATAACTCAATGTATCAAACCATTCACAACCATGCAGTACTACAAAAATGATTGAAAATCCTCCCCCTCCCCATTACCCTAAATCACAAACAAGTAATTTGGGCTAAACCACTAAGTTAGCAAAAATCAAGCATCCGTTGTTAAATACTAATAACACATCACATCCATCAACCCCATTATTCAGCCTTCATTCCCACTAAAAAACTGAAGTTCTAATTCACaaccctcaaacaccaaaaatcACAATAACTAAACAGAAAACCAACTACACCAAAGTAAAAGATAACAGAGTTcatgacaaaaacaaagaaaaagaaaagaaaaaccactCACCAGGCACAACTTTGGGAGGATCTTCCTTAGCATCTTGAGCAACAACATATCTCTGTCCTTTATACCAAACCAAATGCAGTGGCTTTGGGGCATACTTCTCCCCTTCAGGCAAGTTGATATAGAAACCAATAACATCACCTTCCTTATACCCTTCTTCTCCATACTTCTCCCTCAGAGCCTTATGCACCTTACTCCCATCAATATCCCTATACCCAAAACTATTCCCATCGTAACCAACCGGTGCCTGCAAGTCACCTTTCTCAGTGGACCACCCCAACCGTGTGTGCCCTGTTTCCCCCAAATGCAAAACCCTAATTTCGAAGTACCACGCTCCTTCAACCACCCCTCTCGTTGCCCTCACCATTCTGTAGCCCTTCGTGCTCCCTGCCACCATTCGGTCCTCGCTCAGCTCAACCTTCTCCGCCTTGTACACCTTCGAGAGGCAGATCTTCATCTCCGCCGTGTCGTCGCTCTTGTCTGGGAACCTTGGCACCGGCGTTATAAGCACCGTGTCTTCGCCGTTTGCGCCGTGgtgattgttgttattgttgttagccttgttcttcttctttgatttctTCGATTTCGTTACCCACAcattgttgttcttcttcttagATTTCTTCGAATTCGTCCCCGTTGTTCCCGTGGCCGTTGTGGCCGGCGTTGACACGGCCGCATTGGCGTCGCCGTTGCTAGCTCCTTCTGGCAATTCCGCAGCTACCGGAGAAGATTCGATCTTAACGGTAACGGTTTCAGCGGTCAATTTGGAGAGCTGCTTCTGCTTCTTCGGTGGAGGTTCCTCGTCGTCCTCGTCGTTGTCACCGCCGCCGCCATCGTCTCTTGCAGGCGACTTCGGCGACTTCTTCAGGGAACCTTCGTCAGAGACGGGTTCGTCATCAGACATGTCGGAAGGGTCGGGCTCCGATCTGCCGTCGTTTTGGGCTTCCGTTGGCGTGTCGGAGGCGGTGCTGGTGGTTGTTACAGCGGTGGTTGGTGCcccgtcttcttcctcttcgtctTTGTACGAAGCTTTTAAATTATCCATGGCGGTTCTAGggttttttctttatttgattttatttttcgaGTGCAACTACTATGACTATGACTCTATGAGGTTCGGCGAAGAAACGAGAGCGCTTCCGATAACAGAGACACTCTGAGACTCAGAACTCTGAACTGACAGCGACAGAATATTCCTTAACTACTCAATTGGGTTGGGTTTCGTTTTTATGAAGTGTTTTGGATTGGGCTGGGCCTATTGTTTTTAGGCCCAATAGTGACTATCATAAACGAAAACTGGAGAccttgtttcaaaaaaaaaaagaacaggaAGAGACGACATAAAAACCATTGGCATATGTGGCCGAGGCATTGCACCAATGGCCAATATGTTGGCCTCTGTGAGGCCACATCTCAAGTTCGAATCCCAGCTATAGTTGGGTAGTGAATATAAATATTATTGATTGGTTGTTgattttttatgtatatttaacatcataattttatataaaaaaagtataggatatcaacatattatctgtcaacttattgtcaataataattaattattatattttaaacacatatataaagagacacagaaaatatatctataaagacacttttattaaacacagttataaaaaaaatatttttattaaacacatccacaaagacacttccattaaataCAATTAACGTAGCGGGATTGTTTTATGTATGGCTCATCAAATTAGGAAGAGAGGTAATGAAATCAATATGAATCAATAATCATGCAGCATGGTGGTTTCCAACTTTCCATTCAAATGAACAATTAAGAAAGGAAGCATCTTTTTTTAGGGAGCCACTTAAATAAAGATGtctaaaatgtctttttttaaaaatgtgttttagtaattaaaatttgacatatataatcgattaaatcatgttatttttgttaaaattaggctagacaaattgatttaacCGAAAAAATGGTAAATCAAATTTTAaactggtctaaattaatattattttttttataaaaaatgactacaatatctTTATTATAGAATAATAGGGTATTGTAGTCATtctctataaaaaataatattaatttagaccagttcacgatttgattcaccatttttcgGTCAAATCAATTTGTCTATTCTAATTTTGACAAAAGTAACATGATTTAATCGAtaatatgtgttaaattttaattattaaaaaacatctttataAAAAGACGTTTTCAGCGTCTTTATCTAAGTGACTCCCTTATTTGTAGGGTGGAAAAGGGAATCATATATTCTAGTTTAGAAAATAATATACGGATATATATAATGAATAGAGGAGTgttagggccagcaacttttgtgatttgtagctatcaatgatatttttaatggtgtgagattttatccaatagTGTGAAATTACTTACTTTTCTTTTGTTGGTTATATGCTGgtcaaaatttaataaagttgttgGTCCTAAACTTTTTCATATATGGTGtaacttatttttcaattattatcATAGCATTACAAGTAGATGGTAATAATAATGTAGGTTGTCATCAAGATTATGTACCACTAAAATTGAATTGATTCTGAGCAATAACCAATGAGACTTTGATAGTAATGTTTCACATTGAGTTAGATTCTTGAATTAACCCGGTATGAAGTGTGAACAAATGTAGGTTCTTGAGCCActgaaaataaagaaggaaagaaagaaaattgaGGAAACAGAAGACCAGAGAGACAAATTTGGTcgagtcaattaaaaataaatgaatgTGAATACATATGTTTCTAACTTTGGTATAAGTCTGAGCGACTTTGAAGCTCTTAAGATTCTTCCTAAGTTCCTATTAGAAGAAAGTTGTTCCAGTGGCAGTAAGTCAAATAAGTACAACACAAAAGAGGAAGAATGAGTGAGTGAGAGCCGAAAGGTATGCATAACTTCTCAGTTTTAAACCTCGGTTGTAAGTTGTAACACATAAAAAAATGGTATACAAAATTTGAGAGCATATATAGAGATAGATTTAAATTGGTTTGTATAAGATCGTAGAAAATTGAAATAGGAGTGGGAGGGTGGTTGGTTGACTGGTAATGCCGCGTGAAGACCTGACCAGTTAGTTGATTATAGGGGGCCACATTCAATTGAATTTCTTTTTGCTTTTGCTGCTGTCATATGCTAGGAACTAATTAACCACAATTAGCAATATGAACatcaattataatttataaatgtaGTAGTATATGATATGATATATGGTTTTCTAGCTACTCAccaaaagatttttatttttctgagaatttttaagttttcacaagacaatAATTAAATTTGCTGTAGATCTAAATTCTAGTTAAATATCAATAAATTAATATATACATAAAATAAGATTCGAATCATCAACATT contains the following coding sequences:
- the LOC107632469 gene encoding protein TRAUCO isoform X2, encoding MDNLKASYKDEEEEDGAPTTAVTTTSTASDTPTEAQNDGRSEPDPSDMSDDEPVSDEGSLKKSPKSPARDDGGGGDNDEDDEEPPPKKQKQLSKLTAETVTVKIESSPVAAELPEGASNGDANAAVSTPATTATGTTGTNSKKSKKKNNNVWVTKSKKSKKKNKANNNNNNHHGANGEDTVLITPVPRFPDKSDDTAEMKICLSKVYKAEKVELSEDRMVAGSTKGYRMVRATRGVVEGAWYFEIRVLHLGETGHTRLGWSTEKGDLQAPVGYDGNSFGYRDIDGSKVHKALREKYGEEGYKEGDVIGFYINLPEGEKYAPKPLHLVWYKGQRYVVAQDAKEDPPKVVPDSEACGEYSLPCFQSKPFNGNW
- the LOC107632469 gene encoding protein TRAUCO isoform X3, giving the protein MDNLKASYKDEEEEDGAPTTAVTTTSTASDTPTEAQNDGRSEPDPSDMSDDEPVSDEGSLKKSPKSPARDDGGGGDNDEDDEEPPPKKQKQLSKLTAETVTVKIESSPVAAELPEGASNGDANAAVSTPATTATGTTGTNSKKSKKKNNNVWVTKSKKSKKKNKANNNNNNHHGANGEDTVLITPVPRFPDKSDDTAEMKICLSKVYKAEKVELSEDRMVAGSTKGYRMVRATRGVVEGAWYFEIRVLHLGETGHTRLGWSTEKGDLQAPVGYDGNSFGYRDIDGSKVHKALREKYGEEGYKEGDVIGFYINLPEGEKYAPKPLHLVWYKGQRYVVAQDAKEDPPKVVPGVLALSCWLL
- the LOC107632469 gene encoding protein TRAUCO isoform X4; the protein is MDNLKASYKDEEEEDGAPTTAVTTTSTASDTPTEAQNDGRSEPDPSDMSDDEPVSDEGSLKKSPKSPARDDGGGGDNDEDDEEPPPKKQKQLSKLTAETVTVKIESSPVAAELPEGASNGDANAAVSTPATTATGTTGTNSKKSKKKNNNVWVTKSKKSKKKNKANNNNNNHHGANGEDTVLITPVPRFPDKSDDTAEMKICLSKVYKAEKVELSEDRMVAGSTKGYRMVRATRGVVEGAWYFEIRVLHLGETGHTRLGWSTEKGDLQAPVGYDGNSFGYRDIDGSKVHKALREKYGEEGYKEGDVIGFYINLPEGEKYAPKPLHLVWYKGQRYVVAQDAKEDPPKVVPD
- the LOC107632469 gene encoding protein TRAUCO isoform X1, giving the protein MDNLKASYKDEEEEDGAPTTAVTTTSTASDTPTEAQNDGRSEPDPSDMSDDEPVSDEGSLKKSPKSPARDDGGGGDNDEDDEEPPPKKQKQLSKLTAETVTVKIESSPVAAELPEGASNGDANAAVSTPATTATGTTGTNSKKSKKKNNNVWVTKSKKSKKKNKANNNNNNHHGANGEDTVLITPVPRFPDKSDDTAEMKICLSKVYKAEKVELSEDRMVAGSTKGYRMVRATRGVVEGAWYFEIRVLHLGETGHTRLGWSTEKGDLQAPVGYDGNSFGYRDIDGSKVHKALREKYGEEGYKEGDVIGFYINLPEGEKYAPKPLHLVWYKGQRYVVAQDAKEDPPKVVPGSEISFFKNGVCQGVAFKDLFGGRYYPAASMYTLPNEPNCMVKFNFGPDFEFFPEDFQDRPIPKPMIEVPYHGFDNRVENGEATEKKP